The following proteins are encoded in a genomic region of Bombus pyrosoma isolate SC7728 linkage group LG1, ASM1482585v1, whole genome shotgun sequence:
- the LOC122571428 gene encoding COMM domain-containing protein 10 isoform X2, with translation MRTCIHVLERGLKIANQVDNSKFRLLINRICQTLQSAIDTKIFSEEEEEKLLVSLDLNKDDLTCLLDAIILIYKQATCNIVKPQLMENTLKDTFKTDDEKIQIFLNAWITYSKGIIDHFRQMSIFPVQVKDIDWCLNIQAASSSIKKDVRPMSLLQLNLTGEEESKLTVEFDKKELIDLYHNLEKIQSQLDAFK, from the exons ATGCGCACGTGCATTCATGT GCTCGAACGAGGTTTAAAAATAGCAAACCAGGTAGACAACAGTAAATTCCGCTTACTAATTAATCGTATTTGTCAGACGCTTCAGTCTGCTattgatacaaaaatattcagtgaagaagaggaggaaaaacTATTGGTTTCCTTGGATTTGAATAAGGATGATCTAACTTGCCTTTTAGATGCGATAATATTGATTTACAAACAAGCTACTTGCAATATTGTAAAACCGCAATTGATGGAAAACACTTTGAAGGACACTTTTAAAACGGATGAtgagaaaattcaaatatttttaaatgcatGGATTACATATAGTAAAGGAATAATCGATCATTTTAGACAGATGTCTATATTTCCTGTTCAG GTTAAAGACATTGATTggtgtttaaatattcaagcTGCATCTTCCTCTATTAAAAAAGACGTGCGGCCAATGTCATTATTGCAGTTGAATTTGACAGGAGAAGAGGAATCAAAATTAACTGTGGAATTTGATAAGAAAGAACTCATAGATCTGTATCATAATCTAGAGAAAATACAGTCACAATTGGATGCTTTTAAATAG
- the LOC122571428 gene encoding COMM domain-containing protein 10 isoform X1, which produces MASWITVTPRLERGLKIANQVDNSKFRLLINRICQTLQSAIDTKIFSEEEEEKLLVSLDLNKDDLTCLLDAIILIYKQATCNIVKPQLMENTLKDTFKTDDEKIQIFLNAWITYSKGIIDHFRQMSIFPVQVKDIDWCLNIQAASSSIKKDVRPMSLLQLNLTGEEESKLTVEFDKKELIDLYHNLEKIQSQLDAFK; this is translated from the exons ATGGCTTCATGGATCACAGTGACACCGCG GCTCGAACGAGGTTTAAAAATAGCAAACCAGGTAGACAACAGTAAATTCCGCTTACTAATTAATCGTATTTGTCAGACGCTTCAGTCTGCTattgatacaaaaatattcagtgaagaagaggaggaaaaacTATTGGTTTCCTTGGATTTGAATAAGGATGATCTAACTTGCCTTTTAGATGCGATAATATTGATTTACAAACAAGCTACTTGCAATATTGTAAAACCGCAATTGATGGAAAACACTTTGAAGGACACTTTTAAAACGGATGAtgagaaaattcaaatatttttaaatgcatGGATTACATATAGTAAAGGAATAATCGATCATTTTAGACAGATGTCTATATTTCCTGTTCAG GTTAAAGACATTGATTggtgtttaaatattcaagcTGCATCTTCCTCTATTAAAAAAGACGTGCGGCCAATGTCATTATTGCAGTTGAATTTGACAGGAGAAGAGGAATCAAAATTAACTGTGGAATTTGATAAGAAAGAACTCATAGATCTGTATCATAATCTAGAGAAAATACAGTCACAATTGGATGCTTTTAAATAG
- the LOC122571420 gene encoding methylthioribulose-1-phosphate dehydratase: protein MSSDYTEYDKVHPRILIPELCKQFYDLGWVTGTGGGISIKHKDKIYIAPSGVQKERICPDEMFVQDISGNDLELPPVEKKLKKSQCTPLFMCAYIRRNAGAVIHTHSKFAVMVTLHWPGKEFRVTHLEMIKGIRNQKLGKAYRYDEELVVPIIENTPFEEDLKDELEKAIIAYPETCAVLVRRHGVYVWGDTWQQAKTMTECYDYLFDIALQMKLSGLDPAAVPKDHVHNNKE from the exons atgtcCTCAGATTATACCGAATACGACAAG gTACATCCACGAATTTTAATTCCTGAACtatgtaaacaattttatgaTCTAGGATGGGTAACTGGTACTGGTGGAGGAATATCTATTAAACAcaa agacaaaatttatattgccCCATCCGGTGTTCAGAAAGAACGTATTTGTCCGGATGAAATGTTTGTACAAGATATTAGTGGAAATGATTTAGAACTGCCACCAGTAGAGAAAAAGTTGAAGAAATCTCAATGCACTCCATTATTTATGTGTGCATATATCAGGAGAAATGCTGGAGCCGTAATTCATACCCATTCAAAATTTGCTGTAATGGTGACATTACATTGGCCTGGAAAAGAATTTCGTGTTACCCATCTTGAGATGATAAAGg gCATAAGGAATCAAAAATTGGGAAAAGCATATCGTTACGACGAAGAATTAGTGGTACCCATAATAGAAAATACTCCGTTTGAAGAGGACTTGAAAGATGAATTGGAAAAAGCTATCATTGCCTATCCAGAAACTTGTGCTGTATTAGTAAGAAGACATGGTGTTTATGTTTGGGGAGATACTTGGCAACAAGCAAAAACTAT GACGGAATGTTATGATTACCTATTTGACATAGCTCTACAAATGAAACTAAGTGGATTAGATCCAGCTGCGGTTCCAAAAGATcatgtacataataataaggaataa
- the LOC122571415 gene encoding CWF19-like protein 1, with translation MLLNMTEKQKVLMCGDVEGHFKFLFNKIDAINKKSGPFDFLLCVGNFFGEDNTELEDYKSGVKSIPVPTYIIGANEEVDINNYPDVDGCEICQNLTYLGKRGLYTASSGLKIAYISGTENSSLEIKPTCFNENDVMSIKQACLKGQPSFRGIDILMTSPWPAYITNLDPNKPNLKYQGSKLISWLTAQVKPRYHVSALEGIYYERPPYRNQSLQEGNTEIATRFIALAPVVNSQKKKWLYALNLTPVDRTRLSELIMKTTDETDIPYPKSMLLSEPSLQKSEQPKRTQYFYDMESQVTTKRSRSYGGFNKKLKREFDQTKCWFCLSSPEVSKHLVISVGIEVYVALARGGLVENHLLILPITHHQSLSILPKEVKDEIERYKDAITNYYATLDKIPVFFERNFKTSHCQLQVVPIHKNQAAALKEAFEEMAQCNNFKISELPPHTDLQQIAQPGVLYFYAELPDRQKLYYRIKKDFPLQFGREVLASDRILDLDDRVDWKDCQLGQEEEIELAKRIRRDFQPFDLDT, from the exons ATGTTATTAAACATGACTGAAAAGCAAAAGGTATTAATGTGTGGAGATGTAGAAGgacattttaaatttttattcaacaaaATTGATGCTATCAATAAGAAAAGCGGACCTTTCGACTTTTTGTTATGCGTGGGAAATTTTTTTGGCGAAGACAACACGGAGCTTGAAGACTATAAAAGTGGTGTGAAAAGTATACCAGTTCCAACTTATATTATCGGCGCTAACGAGGAagttgatataaataattatccaGACGTTGATGGCTgtgaaatttgtcaaaatcTTACTTATCTTGGAAAACGTGGTTTATATACTGCTAGTTCTGGACTTAAAATAGCTTATATCAGCGGTACAGAAAATAGCTCGTTGGAAATAAAACCTACTTGCTTCAATGAAAATGATGTAATGTCAATTAAGCAAGCTTGTTTAAAAGGTCAACCTAGTTTTCGTGGAATTGATATATTAATGACTTCACCCTGGCCTgcttatattacaaatttagaTCCTAATAAACCAAACTTGAAATATCAGggttcaaaattaatttcatggTTGACTGCCCAAGTAAAACCAAGATATCATGTATCAGCGTTAGAAGGCATATATTATGAAAGACCCCCATATAGGAATCAAAGTCTGCAAGAAGGAAATACTGAAATTGCAACAAGATTTATAGCACTTGCTCCTGTAGTGAACagtcaaaaaaagaaatggttATATGCATTGAATCTGACTCCTGTTGACCGGACGCGTTTGTCTGAGTTAATTATGAAAACTACAGATGAAACAGATATTCCATATCCCAAATCAATGCTATTAAGTGAACCATCTCTACAAAAATCAGAACAACCAAAGCGTAcacaatatttttacgatatggAATCTCAAGTAACTACTAAAAGATCCAGATCTTATGGAggtttcaataaaaaattaaaacgagaatTTGATCAGACAAAGTGCTGGTTTTGCTTATCCAGTCCTGAAGTTTCTAAGCATTTAGTAATATCAGTTGGGATAGAAGTATATGTTGCACTTGCTAGAGGTGGACTGGTTGAGAATCATCTCTTAATTCTACCAATAACACATCATCAAAGTCTTTCTATTCTACcaaaagaagtaaaagatGAAATTGAACGATATAAAGATGCTATAACCAATTATTATGCTACTTTAGACAAAATACCTGTATTCTTTGAACGTAACTTCAAAACATCTCATTGCCAATTACAAGTTGTAcctattcataaaaatcaagCAGCAGCTCTGAAAGAAGCATTTGAG GAGATGGcacaatgtaataattttaaaatatcagaattaCCTCCACACACCGATTTACAGCAAATTGCACAACCAGgtgttctatatttttatgcagaGTTGCCAGATAGacaaaagttatattataGGATAAAGAAAGACTTTCCACTCCAGTTTGGTAGGGAGGTATTAGCTTCAGACAGAATATTAGATCTTGATGATCGAGTTGATTGGAAAGATTGTCAATTGGGTCAAGAGGAAGAAATTGAGTTGGCAAAACGAATTAGAAGAGATTTCCAACCATTTGATTTGGATACCTAA